From the genome of Flavobacterium ovatum, one region includes:
- a CDS encoding TIGR03643 family protein, protein MNLPLNAIESDRIIEMAWEDRTTFEAIFMQFGLNEQEVINHMRQELKPSSFKRWRSRVQGRRTKHAKLRTFIEGRFKCNRQRPITQNKISKR, encoded by the coding sequence ATGAATCTGCCTTTAAACGCAATAGAAAGCGACCGAATTATTGAAATGGCTTGGGAAGACCGAACCACTTTTGAAGCCATTTTTATGCAATTTGGATTGAATGAACAAGAAGTCATTAATCACATGCGTCAGGAACTGAAACCATCTAGCTTTAAACGTTGGCGATCTAGAGTTCAAGGTAGAAGAACCAAACATGCCAAACTTAGAACTTTCATCGAAGGAAGATTCAAATGCAACAGACAGCGACCAATCACCCAAAATAAAATATCAAAAAGATGA
- a CDS encoding SDR family oxidoreductase has protein sequence MKNILIIGGSKGIGNAILQQQLQSNKVINISRTAPEITNTNLTHFSADISKDELPEIENIDSIIYCPGTINLKPITGLSLDDFRHDFEVNVIGAIKTIQKYLPVLKKGNKPSILLFSTVAVKLGMPYHASVAASKAAIEGLVKSLGAELAPTIRVNAIAPTITDTTLAANILRNDRMKENMVERHPMKGYLNTEEVASMANFLISDQAQSMSGQIIPMDYGIVSFKI, from the coding sequence ATGAAAAACATCCTAATTATTGGCGGTAGCAAAGGAATAGGAAATGCTATTTTACAACAGCAGTTGCAAAGCAACAAAGTAATAAACATCAGTAGAACGGCTCCTGAAATTACAAATACAAATCTCACTCATTTTTCTGCGGACATCAGTAAAGACGAACTGCCTGAAATCGAAAATATTGACAGTATCATTTATTGTCCCGGAACGATTAATCTAAAACCCATTACTGGTTTAAGTCTAGATGACTTTCGCCATGATTTTGAAGTTAATGTTATTGGTGCTATCAAAACAATACAAAAATATCTACCCGTTCTCAAAAAAGGAAACAAACCTTCTATACTATTATTTAGCACTGTTGCCGTAAAACTTGGTATGCCGTATCATGCGAGTGTAGCTGCATCCAAAGCTGCTATCGAGGGATTGGTAAAATCATTGGGGGCAGAATTGGCGCCAACCATTCGAGTAAACGCCATTGCGCCTACGATTACAGACACAACCTTGGCCGCAAACATCTTGAGAAACGACCGCATGAAAGAAAACATGGTAGAACGCCACCCAATGAAAGGCTATTTGAATACCGAAGAAGTCGCTTCAATGGCCAACTTCTTGATTTCAGACCAAGCACAATCGATGTCAGGACAAATCATCCCAATGGATTACGGAATAGTTTCTTTTAAAATTTAA